A single region of the Lycium barbarum isolate Lr01 chromosome 2, ASM1917538v2, whole genome shotgun sequence genome encodes:
- the LOC132627629 gene encoding uncharacterized protein LOC132627629, protein MALTFTPLSWLLWSGKHQEPKISNGSSLNSSPDSVLWESDTLKFPLDRRNMASSSRRVKRKWQSREERKIDREYDIVIVPSDGGCVSGSESDDSDWSVGWLEPHGPGFHSDDDDLDDSFAVLVPCYGYGCVNVEQNAQDKFLQAMGNLKDIYATENKKYMEHWVSSLRNH, encoded by the exons ATGGCTTTGACATTTACCCCCTTGTCATGGTTGCTTTGGAGTGGAAAGCATCAAGAACCCAAAATCTCCAATGGTTCTTCTTTAAATTCATCGCCTGATTCGGTATTGTGGGAATCTGATACTTTGAAGTTCCCTCTTGACCGGAGGAACATGGCTTCCTCATCTAGAAGGGTTAAGAGAAAGTGGCAGAGTCGTGAGGAACGAAAGATTGACAGGGAATATGATATTGTTATTGTGCCATCAGATGGTGGATGTGTTTCGGGGTCTGAGTCTGATGATTCGGATTGGTCTGTTGGATGGTTGGAGCCTCATGGACCTGGAttccatagtgatgatgatgatttagATGATAGTTTTGCTGTGCTTGTTCCGTGCTATGGCTATGGTTGTGTAAATGTGGAACAAAATGCACAAGACAAGTTCCTGCAAGCCATGGGAAATTTGAAGGATATATATGCTACTG AGAATAAGAAATACATGGAGCACTGGGTCTCATCTCTGAGGAATCACTGA